Proteins found in one Corynebacterium freneyi genomic segment:
- a CDS encoding HigA family addiction module antitoxin — MSNSSTTTESDLIEPIHPGEILMEDFIEGFGITQNRLAVSIGVPPRRINEIVHGKRGITADTAIRLARYFGTSEEFWMNLQSNYELRLERRVLRDKVAAITPLAVA; from the coding sequence ATGTCGAACTCGTCGACTACCACTGAGAGCGACCTGATCGAGCCGATTCACCCGGGAGAGATCCTGATGGAGGATTTCATCGAGGGCTTCGGGATCACGCAGAACAGGCTCGCCGTGTCCATCGGTGTGCCGCCGCGCCGGATCAATGAGATCGTGCACGGCAAGCGGGGGATCACCGCTGATACGGCGATCCGTCTGGCGCGATACTTCGGGACGTCCGAGGAGTTCTGGATGAACTTGCAGTCGAACTACGAGCTGCGCTTGGAGCGCCGAGTGCTGCGCGACAAGGTCGCTGCTATCACGCCTCTCGCGGTCGCGTGA
- the metS gene encoding methionine/alanine import NSS transporter subunit MetS yields the protein MSGIAIIMMVLFIVIIWGGFVTALVSLSNNPDHSSGDLGNHPNTTDEDLAALEQQ from the coding sequence ATGTCCGGAATCGCAATCATCATGATGGTTCTGTTCATCGTCATCATCTGGGGCGGATTCGTCACCGCGTTGGTGAGCCTGTCCAACAACCCCGACCACAGCAGCGGCGATCTCGGCAACCATCCCAACACCACCGACGAGGATCTCGCCGCCCTCGAGCAGCAGTAA
- the ychF gene encoding redox-regulated ATPase YchF gives MSLTLGIVGLPNVGKSTLFNALTRNDVLAANYPFATIEPNVGVVELPDPRLEKLAEIFGSERILPATVSFVDIAGIVKGASEGEGLGNKFLANIREADAICQVVRVFADDDVVHVDGKVDPASDIGVIETELILADIQTIEKAIPRLEKEAKKDKEKAGEVEAVKNALAVLEEGRTLFAAQGDVNMAALRELHLLTAKPFLYVFNADEEVLADEDKRAELASAVEPADCVFLDAKAESDLLELDEESRNELLAEIGQTEPGLNSLARAGFRTLGLQTYLTAGPKESRAWTIPKGATAPQAAGVIHTDFERGFIKAEIVSFDDLVEAGSMAEAKAKGKVRQEGKDYIMHDGDVVEFRFNV, from the coding sequence GTGAGCCTTACTCTTGGAATCGTCGGTCTGCCCAACGTCGGCAAGTCAACCCTGTTCAATGCGCTGACCCGCAATGACGTGCTCGCCGCGAACTACCCGTTCGCCACCATCGAGCCCAACGTCGGCGTGGTCGAGCTGCCGGACCCGCGGCTGGAGAAGCTCGCCGAGATCTTCGGCTCCGAGCGGATCCTGCCCGCGACGGTGTCCTTCGTGGACATCGCCGGCATCGTCAAGGGCGCGTCGGAAGGCGAGGGCCTGGGCAACAAGTTCCTGGCCAACATCCGCGAAGCCGACGCGATCTGCCAGGTCGTCCGCGTCTTCGCCGACGATGATGTCGTGCACGTCGACGGCAAGGTCGACCCCGCCAGCGACATCGGCGTCATCGAAACCGAGCTGATCCTCGCCGACATCCAGACCATCGAGAAGGCCATCCCGCGCCTGGAGAAGGAAGCGAAGAAGGACAAGGAGAAGGCCGGCGAGGTCGAGGCCGTCAAGAACGCGCTCGCCGTGCTCGAGGAGGGCCGCACTCTCTTCGCCGCGCAGGGCGACGTCAACATGGCGGCGCTGCGCGAGCTGCACCTGCTCACCGCCAAGCCGTTCCTCTACGTCTTCAACGCCGACGAGGAGGTGCTGGCCGACGAGGACAAGCGCGCCGAGCTGGCGTCGGCCGTCGAGCCCGCCGACTGCGTCTTCCTCGACGCCAAGGCCGAGTCCGACCTGCTGGAACTGGACGAGGAGTCCCGCAACGAGCTGCTCGCCGAAATCGGCCAGACCGAACCGGGCCTGAACTCCCTGGCCCGCGCCGGCTTCCGCACCCTCGGCCTGCAGACCTACCTGACCGCCGGCCCGAAGGAGTCCCGCGCCTGGACCATCCCGAAGGGCGCCACCGCTCCGCAGGCCGCCGGCGTGATCCACACCGACTTCGAACGCGGCTTCATCAAGGCCGAAATCGTCTCCTTCGACGACCTCGTCGAGGCCGGATCCATGGCCGAAGCGAAGGCCAAGGGCAAGGTCCGCCAGGAAGGCAAGGACTACATCATGCACGACGGCGACGTGGTGGAGTTCCGGTTTAACGTATAG
- the merA gene encoding mercury(II) reductase: MPTKYDLAIIGSGGGAFAAAIRASTLGKSVVMIERGTLGGTCVNTGCVPSKALIAAAGARHVAVDAATRFPGIATTADPVDMPALIAGKQALVESLRGEKYADVADSYGWQVLRGDASFVGTPDAPVLDVAGADGSVETIEAHHYLVATGSRPWAPPIDGLEETGYLTSTTAMELTEVPESLLVLGGGYVALEQTQLFARLGSQVTLLVRSRLASKEEPEVSKALQEVFADEGIRVVSRAVPTRVSRGTGGEAVVTAALSGGSQEFRADQVLVALGRRPVTDGLNLDAVGVNTGDSGEVVVSDRLQSSNPRVWAAGDVTGHPEFVYVAADHGTLVAENAFADADRSVDYARLPRVTFTEPAIGAVGMTEKDVLAAGIRCDCRVLPLHHVPRALVNRDTRGFIKIVVNAETKEILGLTAVAKDAGELAAAGVHVLGRTVAEVANAWAPYLTMAEGIRIAAKAFTTDPSLLSCCA, encoded by the coding sequence ATGCCTACGAAGTACGATCTCGCCATCATCGGATCGGGAGGCGGCGCGTTCGCCGCTGCGATCCGCGCCAGCACGCTCGGGAAATCGGTGGTGATGATCGAGCGCGGGACGCTCGGCGGCACCTGCGTGAACACGGGCTGCGTCCCGTCGAAGGCGCTCATCGCCGCGGCCGGCGCGCGGCACGTCGCCGTCGACGCCGCAACCCGGTTCCCCGGGATCGCGACGACGGCGGATCCCGTCGACATGCCCGCGCTGATCGCTGGGAAGCAAGCGTTAGTGGAGTCGCTGCGCGGCGAGAAGTACGCCGACGTCGCCGACTCCTACGGCTGGCAGGTCCTCCGCGGCGACGCCTCGTTCGTGGGCACCCCTGATGCGCCGGTTCTCGATGTTGCCGGAGCCGACGGAAGCGTCGAGACCATCGAGGCCCACCACTACCTGGTCGCGACTGGTTCTCGCCCGTGGGCACCGCCGATCGACGGCCTGGAGGAGACCGGATACCTGACCTCGACCACGGCGATGGAGCTGACGGAGGTCCCCGAGTCGCTGCTGGTGCTCGGCGGCGGCTACGTCGCCCTGGAGCAGACGCAGCTGTTCGCCCGCCTCGGCTCGCAGGTCACGCTGCTCGTGCGGTCCCGGCTCGCCTCGAAGGAGGAGCCGGAGGTGTCGAAGGCGCTCCAGGAGGTGTTCGCCGACGAGGGCATCCGCGTCGTCAGCCGCGCAGTGCCCACCCGGGTCTCCCGCGGCACGGGAGGCGAGGCCGTCGTGACCGCCGCCTTGTCCGGCGGCTCGCAGGAGTTCCGCGCCGACCAGGTCCTGGTCGCCCTCGGACGCCGTCCCGTCACCGATGGCCTGAACCTCGATGCGGTCGGGGTGAATACCGGAGACTCCGGCGAGGTGGTCGTCTCCGACCGGCTGCAGTCCTCGAACCCGCGGGTCTGGGCCGCGGGCGACGTGACCGGGCACCCCGAGTTCGTCTACGTCGCCGCCGACCACGGCACCCTCGTCGCCGAGAACGCGTTCGCCGACGCCGACCGGTCCGTCGACTACGCCCGCCTGCCGCGGGTGACGTTCACCGAGCCCGCGATCGGCGCGGTCGGGATGACCGAGAAGGACGTCCTCGCCGCGGGGATCCGCTGCGACTGCCGCGTCCTGCCCCTGCACCACGTGCCCCGCGCCTTGGTGAACCGCGACACCCGCGGGTTCATCAAGATCGTCGTGAACGCCGAGACGAAAGAGATCCTCGGCCTGACCGCCGTCGCCAAGGACGCCGGGGAGCTCGCCGCCGCAGGCGTCCACGTGCTCGGCAGGACCGTCGCCGAGGTCGCCAACGCCTGGGCCCCCTACCTGACCATGGCCGAGGGCATCCGGATCGCTGCGAAGGCCTTCACCACCGACCCGTCGCTGCTGTCGTGCTGCGCATGA
- a CDS encoding sodium-dependent transporter — protein sequence MSNQKTGAAGTKQGREVFSTRAAFIFAAIGSAVGLGNIWRFPYVAYESGGGAFLIPYLVALLSAGIPLLFLDYALGHRYRGSAPKVFRRIKSWAEPIGWIQVGVAFFITIYYAVIIAYAALYALKSVGKSWGEDPEGYFFGDFLQLDAEPLSSFDFVLPITATLLLVWLVVIGILALGVDKGIGRTATFFIPLLAVLFVGVVVYALTLDGATDGLNAFFTPNWGALADTSVWIAAYGQIFFSLSIAFGIMLTYASYLKPRSNLSGSALVAGFANSSFEVLAGVGVFAALGFMAAQTGVGVEEVVTGGIGLAFVAFPAVISEMSPVIGPIFGVLFFLSLAIAGLTSLVSLVEVVISAVQDKLNLPRVAAVLSVGGVMALISMLLFPTTSGLVTLDIVDKFTNNVGIVGVAIVSLITLGWVLRRGDEIANHINAVSSFRAGPLWKVCTFILTPIVLAITLFNELRGLFAENYEGYSNAQINVFGWGVIAFIVVMAFVLSALPWGGTQSLSGPPGSDFGVPVGLRTGKNGNPGNSLVNGGHLPAASSTESTNDRYGER from the coding sequence ATGAGCAACCAGAAGACCGGCGCAGCCGGCACGAAACAGGGCCGGGAGGTGTTCTCGACCCGGGCGGCGTTCATCTTCGCGGCCATCGGCTCCGCCGTGGGTCTGGGCAACATCTGGCGCTTCCCGTACGTCGCCTACGAATCGGGCGGCGGCGCGTTCCTGATCCCCTACCTCGTCGCACTGCTGTCCGCGGGCATCCCCCTGCTGTTCCTCGACTACGCGCTGGGCCACCGCTACCGCGGCTCCGCCCCCAAGGTCTTCCGCCGCATCAAGTCCTGGGCCGAACCGATCGGCTGGATCCAGGTCGGCGTCGCGTTCTTCATCACCATCTACTACGCGGTGATCATTGCCTACGCGGCCCTCTACGCCCTGAAGTCCGTCGGCAAGTCCTGGGGCGAAGACCCCGAAGGCTACTTCTTCGGGGACTTCCTGCAGCTCGACGCCGAGCCCCTGTCTTCCTTCGACTTCGTGCTGCCCATCACCGCCACCCTGCTGCTCGTGTGGCTCGTGGTGATCGGCATCCTCGCCCTCGGCGTGGACAAGGGCATCGGCCGCACCGCAACGTTCTTCATCCCCCTGCTCGCCGTGCTCTTCGTCGGCGTGGTCGTCTACGCCCTCACCCTCGACGGCGCGACCGACGGCCTCAACGCCTTCTTCACCCCGAACTGGGGCGCGCTGGCCGACACGTCGGTGTGGATCGCCGCCTACGGCCAGATCTTCTTCTCCCTGTCCATCGCCTTCGGCATCATGCTGACCTACGCGTCCTACCTCAAGCCCCGCTCGAACCTCTCCGGTTCGGCGCTGGTCGCCGGCTTCGCCAACTCCTCCTTCGAGGTCCTCGCCGGCGTCGGCGTCTTCGCCGCCCTCGGCTTCATGGCCGCGCAGACCGGCGTCGGCGTCGAGGAAGTCGTCACCGGCGGCATCGGCCTGGCGTTCGTCGCGTTCCCCGCCGTCATCTCCGAGATGAGCCCCGTCATCGGCCCGATCTTCGGCGTCCTGTTCTTCCTGTCGCTGGCCATCGCCGGCCTGACCTCCCTGGTGTCGCTGGTCGAGGTCGTCATCTCCGCCGTCCAGGACAAGCTGAACCTGCCGCGCGTTGCCGCCGTGCTCTCCGTCGGCGGCGTCATGGCGCTGATCTCCATGCTCCTCTTCCCGACCACGTCGGGCCTGGTGACCCTGGACATCGTGGACAAGTTCACCAACAACGTCGGCATCGTCGGCGTCGCAATCGTCAGCCTCATCACGCTGGGCTGGGTCCTGCGCCGCGGCGACGAAATCGCCAACCACATCAACGCCGTGTCGTCGTTCCGCGCCGGCCCCCTGTGGAAGGTCTGCACCTTCATCCTCACCCCGATCGTGCTGGCCATCACCCTCTTCAACGAGCTGCGCGGCCTGTTCGCCGAAAACTACGAGGGCTACTCCAACGCCCAGATCAACGTGTTCGGTTGGGGCGTCATCGCCTTCATCGTCGTGATGGCGTTCGTGCTCAGCGCCCTGCCGTGGGGCGGCACCCAATCCCTGTCGGGCCCGCCCGGCTCGGACTTCGGCGTCCCCGTCGGGCTCCGCACCGGCAAGAACGGCAACCCGGGCAACTCGCTGGTCAACGGTGGCCACCTGCCCGCCGCGTCGTCGACTGAATCCACCAACGACCGTTACGGAGAGAGGTAG
- a CDS encoding heavy metal-responsive transcriptional regulator: MRIGELAERAGTTAKTLRFYEEQGLLPPPERTPSGYRDYAPETVARIDFVHRGQAAGLTLAQIHQILDIRDGGHVPCEHVRDLLDVRLAEIEQQIAQLSVLRDTIADLRQDAAHPDPETCSTDQVCRYL; the protein is encoded by the coding sequence ATGCGGATCGGAGAACTCGCCGAGAGGGCGGGCACTACCGCGAAGACCCTTCGCTTCTACGAGGAACAGGGCCTTCTGCCCCCGCCCGAGCGCACGCCGTCCGGATACCGCGACTACGCGCCCGAGACGGTCGCTCGGATCGACTTCGTCCACCGCGGCCAGGCCGCGGGCCTCACCCTCGCCCAGATCCACCAGATCCTCGACATCCGCGACGGCGGCCATGTGCCCTGCGAGCACGTGCGCGACCTGCTTGACGTGCGCCTCGCTGAGATCGAGCAGCAGATCGCGCAGCTCTCCGTGCTGCGCGACACTATCGCAGACCTCAGACAGGACGCCGCGCACCCGGACCCTGAAACGTGCAGCACCGATCAAGTGTGTAGGTACTTGTAG
- a CDS encoding DUF6542 domain-containing protein: MSDTSTRANPNATRRSGPWRLPIWAPPLLILLAGLIGILGGLPTGNIGLPYLLAFAAAAIVGTALVDPRGLVVTVAQQPLLFTIVTPVVTWLIASWSDPSVGGTTGSTPTKTRLITAAYPIVQYFPWMALIPLICTAIAIWRYLDITRVNAKTDKETRRENARVHKAEEATTVSATRARKRVAESDARVRHARGKDPSRRPASEIIQAAEERRRRAAERARAAQEARRAQKPAPAPAAERRGPARPTEQEAEQQRPVRRRDPRAEQRMMEQRAAAGRPAPRRADEWRGDERRAGRPADERRSDGRRVDERRVEGRPADERRSDGRRVDERRVEGRRAGRPVDDRAAAHAGRRDIQRAARRSEDPRRVRRDARDDRGVREYRFDDRRSAPRGDRRGAPRDDRRMAPRRDDVRRDDARREDRYRDGARYDGRREAHPERRRVREWPPRHERPRHSRDDLRRD, from the coding sequence GTGTCCGATACCTCAACCCGCGCCAACCCGAACGCCACCCGACGTTCGGGACCGTGGCGACTGCCCATCTGGGCGCCGCCGCTGCTGATCCTGCTGGCGGGGCTCATCGGCATCCTCGGCGGGCTGCCCACCGGCAACATCGGCCTGCCGTACCTTCTTGCCTTCGCGGCGGCGGCGATCGTCGGCACGGCGCTGGTCGATCCCCGCGGGCTGGTCGTGACCGTCGCGCAGCAGCCGCTGCTGTTCACCATCGTCACACCGGTCGTCACGTGGCTGATCGCCTCATGGTCGGATCCCTCCGTCGGCGGTACCACTGGCTCGACGCCGACGAAAACCAGGCTGATCACCGCCGCATACCCGATCGTCCAGTACTTCCCGTGGATGGCGCTGATCCCGCTGATCTGCACGGCGATCGCCATCTGGCGATACCTGGACATCACGCGCGTCAACGCGAAGACGGACAAGGAAACCCGCCGCGAAAACGCCCGCGTGCACAAGGCCGAGGAGGCCACCACCGTGTCGGCCACCCGCGCACGCAAACGGGTCGCCGAATCGGATGCGCGCGTGCGGCATGCACGGGGCAAGGATCCTTCACGACGACCCGCCTCCGAAATCATCCAGGCCGCCGAAGAAAGGCGCCGCCGGGCTGCGGAGCGTGCCCGAGCCGCCCAGGAAGCCCGCCGTGCGCAAAAACCGGCCCCCGCTCCTGCCGCGGAGCGCCGTGGTCCGGCGCGTCCGACCGAGCAGGAGGCGGAGCAGCAACGTCCGGTCCGCCGCCGGGATCCCCGCGCGGAACAGCGGATGATGGAACAGCGCGCCGCCGCCGGCCGCCCCGCCCCGCGCCGCGCCGATGAGTGGCGTGGCGACGAGCGCCGTGCAGGCCGCCCCGCCGATGAGCGTCGTTCCGATGGCCGTCGTGTCGACGAGCGTCGTGTCGAGGGGCGCCCCGCCGATGAGCGTCGTTCCGATGGCCGTCGTGTCGACGAGCGTCGTGTCGAGGGGCGCCGTGCCGGCCGCCCCGTCGACGACCGTGCCGCAGCTCATGCCGGCCGCCGGGACATCCAGCGCGCCGCCCGCCGCAGCGAGGATCCCCGCCGTGTCCGGCGCGATGCCCGCGACGATCGCGGCGTGCGCGAGTACCGCTTCGACGACCGCCGTTCGGCGCCCCGTGGTGACCGTCGCGGCGCCCCTCGGGACGACCGCCGCATGGCTCCCCGACGGGACGATGTCCGACGCGATGATGCCCGCCGCGAAGACCGATACCGGGATGGTGCGCGTTACGACGGTCGTCGTGAAGCACACCCGGAACGCCGACGCGTGCGGGAATGGCCGCCGCGCCACGAACGCCCGCGGCACTCGCGCGACGACCTCCGCCGCGACTGA
- a CDS encoding 4-hydroxy-3-methylbut-2-enyl diphosphate reductase, with amino-acid sequence MTTISTDATAAEKKVLLAAPRGYCAGVDRAVETVEKALAMHGAPLYVRKEIVHNKYVVETFEEQGVIFVDETDEVPHGANLVFSAHGVSPEVHRQAKALDLHTFDATCPLVTKVHNEVKRFARDGYQILLIGHEGHEEVEGTAGEAPDRVHLIDGAESIESLDFGPEDKLVWLSQTTLSVDETMEMVDLLKAKYPHIQDPPSDDICYATQNRQVAVKALAPKCDLVIVVGSQNSSNSKRLVEVALQAGARDSHLVDYAHQIQDEWFDGVTTIGLTSGASVPEILVKGVLDYLAERGYVDVEEVRTASEKIVFSLPRELREARVQR; translated from the coding sequence ATGACGACTATCTCAACCGACGCAACCGCCGCCGAGAAGAAGGTGCTGCTGGCCGCCCCGCGCGGGTACTGCGCCGGCGTCGATCGCGCCGTCGAGACCGTGGAAAAGGCCCTGGCCATGCACGGCGCGCCCCTGTACGTGCGCAAGGAAATCGTGCACAACAAGTACGTGGTCGAAACCTTCGAGGAGCAGGGCGTCATCTTCGTCGACGAGACCGACGAAGTGCCGCATGGCGCCAACCTGGTGTTCTCCGCCCACGGCGTCTCGCCCGAGGTGCACCGCCAGGCCAAGGCCCTGGACCTGCACACCTTCGACGCCACCTGCCCGCTGGTGACGAAGGTCCACAACGAGGTCAAGCGCTTCGCGCGCGACGGCTACCAGATTCTGCTCATCGGCCACGAGGGCCACGAGGAGGTGGAGGGCACCGCAGGCGAGGCCCCGGATCGCGTGCACCTCATCGACGGCGCCGAGTCCATCGAGTCCCTCGACTTCGGCCCCGAGGACAAGCTGGTGTGGCTGTCCCAGACCACCCTGTCGGTCGACGAAACCATGGAGATGGTCGACCTGCTCAAGGCGAAGTACCCGCACATCCAGGACCCGCCGAGCGACGACATCTGCTACGCCACCCAGAACCGCCAGGTCGCTGTGAAGGCCCTGGCTCCGAAGTGCGACCTGGTCATCGTGGTCGGCTCGCAGAACTCCTCCAACTCGAAGCGTCTGGTCGAGGTGGCGCTGCAGGCCGGTGCCCGCGATTCGCACCTGGTCGACTACGCGCACCAGATCCAGGACGAGTGGTTCGACGGCGTGACCACCATCGGCCTGACCTCCGGTGCGTCGGTGCCGGAGATCCTGGTCAAGGGCGTCTTGGACTACCTCGCCGAGCGCGGGTACGTCGACGTCGAGGAGGTTCGCACGGCCAGCGAGAAGATCGTGTTCTCCCTGCCGCGCGAGCTGCGCGAGGCCCGCGTCCAGCGCTAG
- a CDS encoding GNAT family N-acetyltransferase — MSSTAWVAGLDRQVPGDVARLLATVPEWFAQPQSNEEYFEAARSKETWTVRNSEGAVVGVTLIDRHFPHVAEVHLTVVDRSVHGTGVGTAMLRAVEDEAVRREVRLLQVKTLGASHPDPGYARTRRFYERWGFLSLEETALWGERTPLFNHGEVVACLASSRHALTISASSRF; from the coding sequence GTGAGCAGCACTGCATGGGTTGCCGGGCTCGACCGGCAGGTGCCTGGGGATGTCGCGAGGTTGCTCGCCACGGTCCCCGAATGGTTCGCGCAGCCGCAATCCAATGAGGAGTACTTCGAAGCAGCTCGCTCCAAGGAGACATGGACGGTCCGTAACAGCGAGGGAGCGGTCGTCGGTGTCACGCTGATCGATCGCCACTTTCCGCATGTCGCTGAAGTGCACCTCACCGTCGTCGACCGGTCAGTGCACGGGACCGGCGTCGGCACGGCAATGCTCAGGGCCGTCGAAGACGAAGCGGTTCGCCGTGAGGTGCGGCTGTTGCAGGTGAAGACTCTCGGAGCCTCGCACCCAGATCCCGGATATGCGCGCACTCGTCGCTTCTATGAGCGATGGGGTTTTCTGTCGCTGGAGGAGACCGCGCTCTGGGGTGAACGCACCCCCCTGTTTAATCATGGGGAAGTCGTTGCCTGCCTCGCGAGCAGCAGGCACGCCCTGACGATCTCTGCATCATCTAGGTTTTGA
- a CDS encoding type II toxin-antitoxin system RelE/ParE family toxin, whose product MIRSFGSKDTERIWHEQYVKRVDRMVQRAALRKLELIHAAKDLEDLRVPPGNRLERLVGDRRGQHSIRVNAQWRLCFVWREGGADNVELVDYH is encoded by the coding sequence GTGATCAGATCGTTCGGCAGCAAGGACACCGAGCGCATCTGGCATGAGCAGTATGTCAAGCGAGTCGACCGGATGGTGCAGCGGGCGGCCTTGCGGAAGCTCGAACTGATCCATGCGGCGAAGGATCTCGAGGACCTCCGGGTTCCGCCTGGCAATCGCCTAGAGCGTCTGGTCGGCGACCGACGTGGGCAGCACAGCATCCGCGTCAACGCGCAATGGCGTCTCTGCTTCGTCTGGAGAGAGGGAGGTGCGGACAATGTCGAACTCGTCGACTACCACTGA
- a CDS encoding AI-2E family transporter, which yields MIDEFIGAEPLRADEALSVPEDELGPTAGSADNKDREEERDALMSESDEEFVDRADVIGEGARWFAGWCLRFLIVCAALFVAFTALGKVWAGLLPVLLALIVATVLGPPAAFLIRHKWPDALAAIVSLLGAIGIVSGVIALIAPTVRAQLPTLKDQFTQGILELQNLVQGPPFNVKDEQLLDLLDEATSWLQERSGDIANTVFQGISVVGSATITLVVMLVLTFFFIKDGRHFLPWLRSIAGRRLGWHLTEVLTRSWNTLGGFIRTQAVVSMIDAVFIGLGLWLLDVPLALVIAVITFFAGFIPIVGAFTAGFIAVVVALVANGFTTAILALVLIIVVQQVEGNILSPMLQSKAMNLHAAIVLLSVTLGGTLFGITGAFLAVPVAAVLAVWLRYLGDLTDLRTGDKTAADIQFATEAGSISGLRTEAAGKAMRDHLMALRLGGGSKDDESGAADGTVAAPAGNDATGAGSAASATARANASSSSSDEGPTTRAFNRITSAVTERFRKR from the coding sequence ATGATCGACGAGTTCATCGGCGCCGAACCCCTGCGCGCGGACGAAGCGCTGTCCGTGCCGGAGGACGAACTCGGCCCCACCGCCGGATCCGCCGATAACAAGGACCGCGAAGAGGAACGCGACGCGTTGATGTCCGAGTCCGACGAGGAGTTCGTCGACCGGGCCGACGTCATCGGCGAAGGCGCCCGCTGGTTCGCCGGCTGGTGCCTGCGCTTCCTCATCGTCTGTGCGGCGCTGTTCGTCGCCTTCACCGCGCTGGGCAAGGTGTGGGCCGGACTACTGCCGGTGCTGTTGGCGCTCATCGTGGCGACGGTGCTCGGCCCGCCGGCCGCGTTCCTGATCCGCCACAAGTGGCCCGACGCCCTCGCCGCGATCGTTTCGCTGCTGGGCGCGATCGGCATCGTCAGCGGCGTCATCGCGCTCATCGCGCCGACGGTGCGGGCCCAGCTGCCGACGCTGAAGGACCAGTTCACGCAGGGCATCCTCGAGCTGCAGAATCTGGTCCAGGGCCCGCCGTTCAACGTCAAGGACGAGCAGCTGCTCGACCTTCTCGACGAGGCGACGTCGTGGCTGCAGGAGCGCTCGGGTGACATCGCCAACACGGTCTTCCAGGGCATCAGCGTCGTCGGCAGCGCCACGATCACCTTGGTGGTCATGCTGGTGCTGACGTTCTTCTTCATCAAGGACGGCCGCCACTTCCTGCCGTGGCTGCGTTCCATCGCGGGCCGCCGCCTGGGCTGGCACCTCACCGAGGTGCTCACCCGGTCCTGGAACACGCTGGGCGGATTCATCCGCACGCAGGCCGTGGTGTCCATGATCGATGCGGTGTTCATCGGTTTGGGCCTGTGGCTTCTCGACGTCCCGCTGGCGTTGGTGATCGCCGTGATCACCTTCTTCGCCGGCTTCATCCCCATCGTCGGTGCCTTCACCGCGGGCTTCATCGCCGTGGTCGTCGCACTGGTGGCCAACGGCTTCACCACGGCGATCCTGGCGCTGGTCCTCATCATCGTGGTCCAGCAGGTGGAGGGCAACATCCTGTCCCCGATGCTGCAGTCGAAGGCGATGAACCTCCACGCGGCGATCGTCCTGCTGTCCGTGACGCTCGGAGGCACGCTGTTCGGCATCACCGGCGCGTTCCTTGCCGTGCCCGTCGCCGCGGTGCTCGCCGTGTGGCTGCGCTACCTCGGCGACCTGACGGACCTGCGCACGGGCGACAAGACCGCCGCGGACATCCAGTTCGCCACCGAAGCCGGATCCATTTCCGGTCTGCGGACGGAGGCCGCCGGCAAGGCGATGCGCGACCATCTCATGGCCCTGCGCCTCGGCGGGGGCTCGAAGGACGACGAGTCCGGCGCCGCCGATGGCACGGTCGCGGCGCCCGCGGGGAACGACGCCACCGGCGCAGGGTCCGCCGCCTCGGCGACCGCCCGGGCGAACGCGTCGTCGTCAAGCAGCGACGAAGGCCCCACCACGCGCGCCTTCAACCGCATCACCAGCGCGGTGACGGAGCGGTTCCGCAAACGCTGA